A genomic stretch from Candidatus Nitrotoga arctica includes:
- the rpsF gene encoding 30S ribosomal protein S6 — translation MRHYEIIFIVHPDQSEQVPAMIERYRALVTAKNGLIHRLEDWGRRQLAYPIQKIHKAHYVLMNIECNQEVLDEIEHAFKFNDAVLRHLTIKTKSAVTIPSAMMREEKSRSLTAPAAGSGQAPQIELVVPAEVAAVTD, via the coding sequence ATGCGACATTACGAAATTATATTTATCGTGCACCCCGACCAGAGCGAGCAGGTACCCGCTATGATTGAACGCTACCGTGCTCTGGTGACGGCCAAGAATGGTTTAATTCATCGCTTGGAAGACTGGGGTCGCCGTCAATTGGCTTACCCGATCCAAAAAATCCATAAAGCGCATTATGTGTTGATGAATATTGAATGCAACCAGGAAGTTTTGGACGAGATTGAACATGCATTCAAGTTTAACGATGCTGTGCTACGCCACTTGACTATCAAAACTAAATCTGCGGTAACCATTCCTTCGGCGATGATGAGAGAGGAAAAGTCGCGTTCGTTGACTGCCCCTGCGGCAGGCTCAGGACAGGCTCCTCAGATTGAATTGGTCGTGCCAGCTGAAGTTGCTGCGGTTACTGATTGA
- a CDS encoding IS630 family transposase, with product MEKEDARKQSREVLHERRKQVIRMHRKGVAVMEIVVQTGLSWTAVNTALRLYKAEGSGALKPGVRGKKPGSGRRLTVSQELAIQQTICDRRPEQLKMDFALWSRPAVRQHIELAHGIKLSIRAVGNYLARWGFTPQKPIKKAYEQRPEAVQAWLDEQYPAIEARAKTEGAEIHWGDETALVNTDVRGRSYAPVGKTPVTFAVGGTRHKLSMIATVTNQGKTRWMIIDEAFNSDKLIEFLEALIKDTDRKVFLILDNLRVHHSKPVKAWAAENAQKIELFYLPSYSPELNPEERLNADLKHVITSKVPVRTKAKLRAAATDHMTMLEQNPERVRRYFGDPKVAYAAS from the coding sequence ATGGAAAAAGAAGATGCCCGCAAGCAGTCGCGAGAAGTACTGCATGAACGACGCAAGCAAGTTATTCGTATGCACCGCAAAGGTGTGGCGGTGATGGAGATCGTGGTGCAAACGGGACTGAGCTGGACGGCAGTCAATACGGCGCTGCGGTTGTATAAGGCTGAAGGTTCGGGGGCACTCAAGCCCGGCGTTCGGGGTAAAAAACCTGGCAGTGGACGCCGCTTGACGGTTAGCCAAGAGCTGGCGATTCAACAAACCATCTGCGACAGACGCCCCGAACAACTCAAGATGGATTTTGCGCTATGGAGCAGGCCCGCTGTGCGCCAGCACATTGAGCTGGCGCACGGTATCAAGCTGTCTATTCGGGCAGTAGGCAACTACTTGGCACGTTGGGGTTTTACACCACAAAAACCCATTAAAAAAGCATACGAGCAGCGGCCTGAAGCCGTCCAGGCTTGGCTTGATGAACAATATCCGGCCATTGAAGCCAGAGCAAAAACAGAAGGTGCGGAAATTCACTGGGGCGACGAGACGGCGCTAGTCAACACGGATGTCAGAGGCAGGAGCTATGCGCCGGTGGGCAAGACACCTGTGACGTTCGCAGTAGGCGGCACGCGCCACAAGCTATCGATGATTGCGACGGTAACCAATCAGGGTAAAACGCGCTGGATGATTATTGATGAGGCATTTAACTCCGACAAGCTCATTGAATTTCTGGAGGCGCTCATCAAGGATACAGACCGCAAGGTGTTTCTGATACTGGACAACTTGAGAGTTCATCACAGCAAACCTGTAAAGGCTTGGGCTGCCGAGAACGCACAGAAAATCGAGTTGTTCTACTTGCCCAGCTACAGCCCTGAACTCAACCCCGAAGAAAGACTGAATGCGGATCTCAAACACGTCATCACTTCAAAGGTGCCAGTGCGCACCAAGGCAAAACTCAGAGCTGCTGCGACTGATCACATGACCATGCTTGAGCAAAACCCCGAACGCGTGCGCCGTTATTTCGGCGACCCAAAAGTCGCCTACGCGGCTTCATGA
- a CDS encoding CTP synthase: MIKYIFITGGVVSSLGKGIAAASLAAILESRGLKVTLLKLDPYINVDPGTMSPFQHGEVFVTEDGAETDLDLGHYERFVSAKMRKANNFTTGQIYDSVIRKERRGEYLGKTVQVIPHITNEINAFIERGAAASYEGNADVAIVEIGGTVGDIESLPFLEAARQMGLRHERNNTAYVHLTLVPYIASAGELKTKPTQHSVQKLREIGIFPTALLCRADRSIPDEERAKISLFSNVREEAVISMWDVDSIYKVPQMLHEQGLDRIVCEQLGWSHLPPADLSVWAKLVHALEHPQHEITIGMVGKYVELTESYKSLIEALRHAGIHTSTRVNIEYIDSEVLESGGIDGLKSLDAILVPGGFGKRGTEGKIAAIRYARENKLPYLGICLGMQLAVIEYARHVAGMMDANSTELNPETEHPVVALITEWQDSDGRVEIRSTDSNLGGTMRLGAQRCPIKLDTLAATIYGAEVNERHRHRYEVNNYYVPALEKAGLVISARTPSEALPEIMELSQTMHPWFIGVQFHPEFTSTPREGHPLFKAFVEAAIECHKSTLSVKK; encoded by the coding sequence ATGATCAAATATATTTTTATTACCGGTGGCGTGGTGTCCTCCTTAGGCAAAGGCATTGCAGCGGCTTCACTCGCGGCGATTCTTGAGTCGCGCGGTCTTAAAGTAACGCTACTTAAGTTGGATCCTTACATAAATGTTGATCCAGGTACTATGAGTCCCTTCCAGCATGGTGAAGTGTTCGTTACAGAGGACGGTGCAGAAACGGACCTGGATTTAGGACATTACGAACGTTTCGTTTCAGCCAAGATGCGCAAAGCTAACAATTTTACAACAGGGCAAATATATGACAGCGTGATTCGCAAGGAACGTCGCGGCGAATACCTTGGGAAGACGGTGCAGGTTATTCCACACATAACGAATGAAATTAATGCATTCATTGAACGTGGCGCGGCGGCTTCGTATGAGGGCAATGCCGATGTGGCGATTGTCGAAATTGGCGGAACGGTAGGGGACATTGAATCTTTGCCATTTTTGGAAGCTGCCCGGCAGATGGGGTTGCGCCATGAACGTAATAATACGGCCTATGTACATTTAACGCTGGTGCCATATATTGCCAGCGCGGGTGAATTGAAAACCAAGCCGACCCAGCACAGTGTGCAGAAACTACGTGAGATTGGCATTTTCCCAACGGCTTTGCTATGCCGGGCAGATCGTTCGATTCCTGACGAAGAGCGTGCCAAAATTTCATTGTTTTCTAATGTGCGTGAAGAGGCTGTGATTTCAATGTGGGATGTAGACAGCATCTATAAAGTTCCGCAGATGTTGCATGAACAGGGTCTGGATCGTATTGTCTGCGAGCAACTGGGGTGGTCCCATCTTCCCCCTGCTGATTTGTCAGTTTGGGCTAAACTTGTCCATGCGTTAGAACATCCGCAGCATGAAATTACTATCGGTATGGTTGGTAAATATGTTGAATTGACTGAATCATACAAATCTCTTATCGAAGCTTTGCGCCATGCGGGCATACACACTTCGACGCGCGTCAATATCGAATATATTGATTCAGAAGTGCTTGAAAGCGGTGGCATAGATGGTCTGAAAAGTCTTGATGCGATTCTAGTTCCGGGCGGTTTCGGCAAGCGCGGCACCGAGGGAAAAATTGCCGCGATACGCTATGCGCGCGAAAATAAACTGCCTTACCTTGGTATTTGTCTGGGTATGCAGCTTGCGGTGATTGAATATGCACGTCACGTGGCAGGCATGATGGATGCAAACAGCACTGAGCTCAATCCAGAAACAGAACATCCGGTGGTGGCGCTTATTACCGAATGGCAGGACAGCGACGGCAGGGTAGAAATTCGCAGTACTGATTCCAATCTTGGCGGCACCATGCGCTTAGGTGCGCAGCGCTGCCCAATCAAACTGGACACCCTGGCTGCGACTATTTACGGTGCTGAAGTTAATGAACGTCACCGCCATCGCTATGAGGTTAATAATTACTATGTGCCCGCGCTTGAGAAAGCTGGCCTGGTGATTTCTGCACGCACGCCAAGCGAGGCTTTACCGGAGATTATGGAATTGTCGCAAACTATGCACCCGTGGTTTATTGGCGTACAGTTCCATCCTGAATTTACTTCCACACCGCGCGAAGGTCATCCTCTTTTTAAAGCGTTTGTTGAAGCGGCTATTGAATGCCATAAGTCAACGCTTTCTGTAAAAAAATAG
- the kdsA gene encoding 3-deoxy-8-phosphooctulonate synthase has translation MKLCNFEIGLNKPLFLIAGPCVIESEQLALDTAGQIKEICLKLGIPFIYKSSYDKANRSSGKSFRGFGMDAGLKVLDKVKTQIGVPVLTDVHSIEEIASVAAVVDVLQTPAFLCRQTDFIHAVASAGRPVNIKKGQFLSPWDMQNVVVKAREASGLDNIMVCERGASFGYNNLVSDMRSLAVMRNTSCPVVFDATHSVQLPGGQGTVSGGQREFVPVLARAAVAAGISGLFMETHPNPAQALSDGPNAFPLGHLEVLLHTLKILDEVVKEQGLIEESIDLSNV, from the coding sequence ATGAAACTATGTAATTTTGAAATCGGCCTGAATAAGCCATTGTTTTTAATTGCAGGACCTTGTGTGATTGAGTCCGAGCAATTGGCGTTGGACACTGCGGGGCAAATCAAGGAGATTTGTCTGAAGCTGGGCATCCCCTTTATTTACAAGTCATCTTATGACAAAGCAAATCGCAGTTCTGGCAAATCCTTTCGTGGCTTTGGAATGGATGCGGGCCTGAAAGTTCTGGACAAAGTGAAGACTCAAATTGGCGTACCGGTGCTAACCGATGTGCATAGCATTGAGGAAATCGCGTCGGTTGCTGCAGTGGTTGATGTTCTGCAAACACCTGCTTTTCTGTGTCGTCAGACCGATTTCATTCATGCCGTCGCAAGTGCTGGACGGCCGGTGAATATAAAGAAAGGGCAATTTCTATCGCCATGGGACATGCAAAACGTGGTTGTAAAGGCACGTGAGGCTAGCGGTTTGGACAACATCATGGTGTGTGAGCGCGGTGCATCATTTGGTTATAACAATCTGGTGTCAGACATGCGTTCTTTAGCAGTAATGCGTAACACCAGTTGTCCGGTTGTATTCGATGCCACGCATTCAGTGCAGTTGCCGGGCGGGCAGGGCACAGTAAGCGGCGGGCAGCGCGAATTCGTACCAGTGCTGGCGCGGGCAGCAGTAGCGGCGGGTATTTCCGGGCTGTTCATGGAAACGCATCCCAATCCGGCGCAGGCATTGTCGGATGGGCCGAATGCCTTTCCGCTTGGACATTTGGAGGTACTGTTGCACACCTTGAAAATTTTGGATGAGGTAGTCAAGGAACAAGGTTTAATCGAAGAAAGCATAGACTTGAGTAATGTTTAG
- a CDS encoding ankyrin repeat domain-containing protein: protein MAILPKVVQKLADENNPLFGKAKAFLLEEDAGSIAAKKAASIVRSEDNNALLAVKDNDALMVATWDNNLEGMECAIKQGADLNVRDFLGKTPLHYVASIVAAKVLIDGGANLNIMDNNNRTPLFEVDDPNIAIFLIDCGANFNLKDKDSFTPLHLWVNHPKVAQRLLVAGANPNIQLARGGTLSRGGIYKKGNTALHCANNLETAKILIEHGADITIKNKYGLLAEETTTAETQEFIKSISLNKQ, encoded by the coding sequence ATGGCAATTTTGCCGAAAGTAGTACAAAAACTAGCAGATGAAAATAATCCTCTTTTTGGAAAAGCTAAAGCATTTTTATTAGAGGAAGATGCAGGATCAATTGCTGCAAAAAAAGCCGCTAGTATCGTTCGTTCTGAAGATAATAATGCTCTATTAGCGGTGAAAGATAATGATGCTCTGATGGTAGCGACATGGGATAACAATTTAGAGGGGATGGAGTGCGCAATTAAACAGGGTGCAGATTTGAATGTTCGTGATTTTCTGGGTAAAACGCCCTTACACTATGTTGCAAGTATAGTCGCAGCTAAGGTGCTAATTGATGGTGGAGCTAACCTTAATATTATGGATAATAATAATCGAACTCCATTATTCGAGGTTGATGACCCCAATATTGCCATATTTTTAATTGATTGCGGTGCCAATTTTAATTTGAAAGATAAGGATAGTTTTACACCTTTACATTTATGGGTTAATCATCCAAAAGTCGCCCAACGTTTGTTGGTTGCGGGTGCAAACCCAAATATTCAGTTGGCACGCGGAGGTACATTATCAAGAGGAGGGATTTATAAAAAAGGGAATACCGCGTTACATTGTGCTAACAATTTAGAGACAGCAAAAATTTTAATTGAACATGGCGCAGACATCACGATTAAGAATAAATATGGATTACTTGCTGAGGAAACAACTACGGCTGAGACCCAAGAATTTATTAAATCTATCAGTCTGAATAAGCAGTAA
- the rplI gene encoding 50S ribosomal protein L9 codes for MQVILMEKMVNLGQLGDVVKVKNGYARNFLIPQGKAKRATEGNKAEFAVRRLELEAAEQAKVGEAQARAEKYNGLTVQIVQKAGVDGKLFGSVTNADIVTALALQGFTVEKTQVRMSAGHIKQVGDYPVNIALHTDVIANIIVSVLGEHKP; via the coding sequence ATGCAAGTGATACTTATGGAAAAAATGGTAAACCTTGGCCAATTGGGCGATGTAGTTAAGGTTAAAAATGGCTATGCACGTAATTTTCTGATTCCGCAAGGCAAAGCCAAGCGTGCGACTGAGGGTAATAAGGCGGAATTTGCAGTTCGTCGCCTTGAACTGGAAGCTGCAGAGCAAGCCAAGGTGGGAGAAGCTCAGGCACGCGCTGAGAAGTACAACGGACTGACTGTGCAAATCGTACAAAAGGCCGGCGTTGACGGCAAGTTGTTCGGTTCCGTGACCAATGCCGACATCGTTACGGCGCTGGCACTGCAAGGTTTTACTGTGGAAAAAACTCAAGTGCGCATGTCGGCGGGGCATATAAAGCAAGTCGGCGATTATCCAGTCAACATCGCGTTGCACACTGATGTTATAGCTAATATTATAGTTTCAGTGTTGGGCGAGCATAAGCCGTAG
- the priB gene encoding primosomal replication protein N, with translation MSVACNRLSVDGELVELDSLRYTPAGVARIALKIRHASTQLEAGIARHVQCDIPALALGAAAQQANNLQLGQRVKAEGFLAQRSLRITQLVLHIDNITLE, from the coding sequence TTGAGTGTTGCTTGCAACCGGCTCTCCGTTGACGGAGAACTCGTTGAACTAGATAGTTTGCGGTACACCCCGGCAGGGGTAGCGCGAATCGCATTAAAAATTCGTCATGCTTCAACTCAACTAGAGGCCGGCATAGCGCGTCATGTACAGTGTGATATCCCAGCTTTGGCACTTGGTGCAGCTGCCCAGCAGGCTAATAATTTGCAATTGGGACAGCGGGTAAAAGCAGAAGGATTTTTGGCTCAGCGCAGTTTACGCATCACACAACTTGTGTTGCACATTGATAACATTACATTAGAATAA
- the dnaB gene encoding replicative DNA helicase: MHNLYIPPPDPQLEALKLPPHSVEAEQSVLGGIFLDSTAWDKIADLISEQDFYRFEHRLIYRHIARLTEHAKPVDVITVAESLESNAELDKAGGLAYLGSLAQNVPSAANIRRYAEIVRERAVMRKLAEVGSEIATSAYNPAGRDANQLLDEAESRVFEIAEAGERGRQGFSPLPPLLTKVVERIETLYGRDNSSDVTGVASGFTDLDSMTSGLQPGELIIVAGRPSMGKTAFAINIAEHVALESCKPVAIFSMEMGGIQLAMRMIGSVGKLNQHDLRTGRLQEDDWPRLTHALGRLNDAAIFIDETAALNSLELRSRARRLHRQNNGLGLIIIDYLQLMSSPSSKASENRATEISEISRSLKGLAKELQVPVMALSQLNRSLEQRPNKRPMMSDLRESGAIEQDADLILFIYRDEVYNPDSPDKGKAEIIIGKQRNGPIGKVELTFRGEYTRFDNFAHAQY, from the coding sequence ATGCACAACCTATATATTCCTCCACCAGATCCCCAGCTTGAGGCATTAAAACTTCCACCTCATTCGGTGGAAGCTGAGCAGTCGGTATTGGGCGGCATTTTTTTGGACTCCACCGCGTGGGACAAAATTGCCGACCTGATTAGTGAACAAGATTTTTACCGTTTTGAGCACCGCCTGATTTACCGGCATATCGCGCGCTTGACCGAGCATGCCAAACCGGTAGACGTTATCACCGTGGCGGAATCGTTGGAAAGCAATGCTGAACTCGATAAAGCCGGTGGATTGGCTTATTTAGGCTCCTTGGCGCAAAACGTGCCGTCCGCAGCTAACATCCGGCGCTATGCTGAAATTGTGCGTGAGCGCGCTGTTATGCGCAAACTAGCTGAGGTTGGCAGCGAAATTGCTACTAGCGCCTATAACCCCGCTGGGCGCGATGCGAACCAGTTGCTGGATGAAGCGGAAAGCCGTGTATTTGAGATTGCTGAGGCTGGTGAGCGCGGCCGTCAGGGTTTCAGCCCCCTTCCACCGCTACTTACGAAGGTAGTGGAGCGTATTGAGACACTTTACGGTCGTGATAACTCCAGCGATGTGACTGGTGTGGCAAGTGGATTTACCGACTTGGACAGCATGACTTCCGGCCTGCAACCAGGTGAACTGATTATTGTTGCCGGGCGCCCGAGTATGGGTAAAACTGCTTTTGCTATTAATATCGCCGAGCATGTGGCGTTGGAAAGCTGTAAGCCAGTGGCAATCTTTAGTATGGAAATGGGTGGCATCCAATTGGCCATGCGCATGATAGGTTCAGTAGGTAAACTCAACCAGCATGATTTGCGCACTGGACGTTTGCAGGAAGATGACTGGCCGCGCCTGACCCATGCACTGGGGCGTTTGAATGATGCAGCCATTTTCATCGACGAAACAGCCGCGCTAAATTCGCTTGAGTTACGCTCGCGTGCACGCAGATTACATCGCCAAAATAATGGCTTAGGGTTGATTATTATCGATTACTTGCAGTTAATGTCTTCTCCTTCAAGTAAGGCAAGTGAAAATCGTGCTACCGAAATTTCAGAAATTTCACGTTCTTTGAAAGGGTTAGCCAAGGAGTTACAAGTACCTGTTATGGCGCTATCGCAGCTTAACCGTAGCTTGGAGCAGCGTCCTAACAAACGCCCGATGATGTCCGATCTGCGCGAATCCGGTGCTATCGAACAGGATGCCGATCTGATTCTGTTTATCTATCGTGATGAAGTATACAACCCTGATTCACCTGACAAGGGTAAGGCGGAAATTATCATCGGCAAGCAGCGTAACGGCCCGATAGGCAAGGTTGAGTTGACGTTCCGTGGTGAATATACACGTTTTGATAACTTCGCTCACGCTCAATATTGA
- a CDS encoding DUF4399 domain-containing protein, translated as MRLKLALPIFILFSSVGYVHNVLANDHDIKQSPEQRVYFIEPKDGAVVGNEVKVVMGVQGMEIKPAGAVVENTGHHHLLIDAQQQLNAGEAVPTGSDKHLHFGKGQTETSIKLAPGVHTLTLQFANGAHVSYGEKMRSTISVTAK; from the coding sequence ATGAGATTAAAGTTAGCATTGCCGATTTTTATATTATTTTCATCAGTCGGCTACGTCCATAATGTATTGGCGAATGATCACGATATAAAACAATCGCCGGAACAACGAGTTTATTTTATCGAACCTAAAGATGGCGCAGTGGTTGGTAACGAAGTTAAAGTTGTGATGGGTGTGCAAGGCATGGAGATCAAGCCTGCTGGTGCCGTAGTAGAAAATACCGGACACCATCATTTGCTGATAGATGCACAACAGCAGCTGAATGCCGGGGAAGCGGTTCCGACTGGAAGTGATAAGCATCTCCATTTTGGCAAAGGTCAAACGGAGACCTCGATCAAATTGGCTCCAGGTGTGCATACGTTGACATTGCAATTCGCTAATGGCGCGCATGTTTCTTATGGCGAAAAAATGCGTAGCACGATTAGCGTGACCGCGAAATAA
- the eno gene encoding phosphopyruvate hydratase, with translation MSAIVDVIAREILDSRGNPTVEADVLLESGIMGRAAVPSGASTGDKEAVELRDDDKQRYYGKGVLKAVENVNTEIAEAIIGLDVAEQAFIDQTMIDLDGTENKSRLGANAILAVSMAVAKAAAEESGLPLYRYLGGAARMGMPVPMMNIINGGAHANNNIDMQEFMIIPVGAASFREALRCGAEIFHALKGLIDGKGMPTTVGDEGGFAPNLPNNEAALQLIIEGIEAAGYVPGMDVAIGVDCASSEFYKDGLYHLESEGIKLTSAQFVDYLAKWVDKYPLISIEDGMSEHDWTGWKLLTQRLGKNVQLVGDDVFVTNTKILREGIRQGLANSILIKINQIGTLTETFAAIEMAKRAGYTAVISHRSGETEDTMIADIAVGTNVLQIKTGSLSRSDRIAKYNQLLRIEEDMGDSAYYPGRDAYHQLA, from the coding sequence ATGAGTGCAATTGTAGATGTTATAGCGCGTGAGATTTTGGATTCCCGTGGCAATCCCACGGTCGAGGCGGATGTGTTATTGGAATCAGGCATTATGGGGCGTGCTGCAGTACCGTCTGGTGCATCCACCGGGGACAAAGAAGCTGTTGAGCTGCGTGATGATGATAAACAGCGATACTACGGCAAGGGCGTGTTGAAAGCGGTGGAGAACGTTAATACTGAAATCGCCGAAGCTATCATCGGCTTGGATGTTGCCGAGCAGGCGTTTATTGATCAGACTATGATCGATCTTGATGGTACCGAAAATAAATCTCGTCTCGGTGCAAATGCCATCTTAGCGGTATCTATGGCAGTGGCCAAGGCCGCTGCGGAAGAATCTGGTTTGCCGTTGTACCGTTATCTGGGTGGCGCGGCGCGAATGGGAATGCCCGTTCCCATGATGAACATCATCAACGGCGGTGCACACGCCAATAATAATATTGATATGCAGGAATTCATGATTATTCCGGTTGGTGCGGCCAGCTTTCGCGAGGCGTTGCGTTGCGGGGCAGAAATATTCCACGCGTTAAAGGGTCTGATTGACGGCAAGGGCATGCCAACTACCGTTGGGGATGAAGGTGGTTTCGCACCCAATTTACCCAATAACGAAGCTGCATTGCAGTTGATTATCGAAGGTATAGAGGCAGCAGGTTATGTGCCAGGTATGGATGTGGCTATCGGTGTGGATTGCGCTAGTTCCGAGTTTTACAAGGACGGTCTGTATCATCTAGAATCAGAAGGTATCAAGCTGACATCCGCGCAGTTTGTTGATTACCTTGCCAAATGGGTCGATAAATATCCGTTAATTAGTATAGAAGATGGTATGAGTGAGCATGATTGGACCGGCTGGAAGCTTTTGACCCAGCGTTTGGGTAAAAATGTGCAACTGGTAGGTGATGACGTCTTCGTAACCAATACCAAGATATTGCGCGAAGGAATTCGTCAGGGCTTGGCTAATTCTATTCTGATTAAAATAAATCAGATCGGCACGCTGACTGAAACTTTCGCCGCCATCGAGATGGCTAAGCGCGCGGGCTATACCGCAGTGATCTCGCACCGTTCTGGGGAGACTGAAGATACTATGATTGCCGATATTGCCGTGGGTACCAACGTCCTGCAAATAAAAACCGGCTCACTGTCACGTTCCGACCGAATAGCCAAATATAACCAGCTGTTACGTATTGAAGAAGACATGGGCGACAGCGCGTATTATCCTGGACGTGATGCATACCACCAACTAGCATAG
- the rpsR gene encoding 30S ribosomal protein S18, whose product MARVFKKKDDKKSNSSRQLFKRRKFCRFTADKIAEVDYKDLNILKEFIAENGKVIPARITGTKSRFQRQLGIAIKRARFLALLPYTDLH is encoded by the coding sequence ATGGCTCGTGTTTTTAAGAAAAAAGATGACAAGAAGAGTAACTCTTCGCGTCAATTGTTCAAACGCCGCAAATTTTGCCGCTTCACTGCAGATAAGATTGCAGAAGTAGATTATAAAGATTTGAATATTCTCAAGGAATTTATTGCTGAGAACGGCAAGGTTATTCCGGCACGTATTACTGGCACCAAATCGCGCTTCCAGCGTCAATTGGGCATTGCAATCAAGCGTGCAAGATTCTTGGCGTTGCTGCCTTACACAGATTTGCATTAA
- the mobA gene encoding molybdenum cofactor guanylyltransferase MobA, whose amino-acid sequence MRTSQIKFEEFIESVQPAITTVILAGGLGTRIGGAKGLQSLHGRALIDWVLDSVSRQSAEVLINANGVQDDYLCFGYPVIADQTPNWVGPLAGLQSALRLARHDWVASVPCDTPFLPVDLIARLYKAVSTITTVEASVAVVAGKRQPTIALYHKNVLPKLDTYLNSGGRKVNSWLETLHLSEVVLDDAIAFTNINTLDDLAHANQIAVNVSIEGAPETLIIKKKK is encoded by the coding sequence ATGAGAACTTCTCAGATTAAATTTGAGGAGTTCATTGAATCAGTACAGCCCGCAATAACCACTGTAATTCTGGCAGGGGGATTGGGTACTCGTATTGGCGGCGCAAAGGGTTTGCAATCCTTGCATGGACGAGCGTTAATTGACTGGGTATTAGATTCGGTTAGCCGCCAAAGTGCAGAGGTTTTGATTAATGCGAATGGTGTGCAAGATGATTATTTGTGCTTCGGTTATCCTGTCATTGCCGATCAGACCCCGAATTGGGTAGGGCCGCTTGCCGGATTGCAGTCCGCTCTGCGACTTGCACGTCATGATTGGGTTGCGAGCGTTCCTTGCGATACACCATTTCTGCCAGTCGATTTAATCGCCCGCTTATATAAAGCAGTTAGCACAATAACTACGGTGGAGGCTTCAGTGGCAGTCGTTGCTGGAAAGCGGCAGCCTACTATTGCCCTTTATCATAAGAACGTACTTCCTAAATTGGATACCTATCTAAACTCAGGCGGGCGCAAAGTAAATAGCTGGCTAGAAACCTTACATTTGAGCGAAGTAGTATTAGATGATGCAATTGCATTTACTAACATTAATACGCTGGACGATTTGGCACATGCTAACCAGATTGCAGTAAATGTATCCATAGAGGGTGCACCTGAGACATTAATAATCAAGAAAAAAAAATAG
- the ftsB gene encoding cell division protein FtsB gives MRWISLILIFLLLLLQYPLWLGKGSWLKAWDLARQVDKQKNINQKTQARNAVLDAEVRDLKQGTEAVEERARNELGMVKRDEIFFQIVGDHSLLPASAGLDVRAASGVLLK, from the coding sequence ATGCGCTGGATCTCGCTGATACTGATATTTTTGCTACTGCTATTGCAGTATCCGCTGTGGCTGGGGAAGGGCAGCTGGTTGAAAGCTTGGGATCTTGCCCGCCAAGTTGATAAACAGAAAAATATAAATCAAAAGACTCAAGCGCGCAATGCAGTGCTGGATGCCGAGGTGCGCGATCTAAAACAAGGTACAGAAGCCGTAGAAGAACGCGCTCGTAATGAGCTAGGTATGGTCAAGCGCGATGAAATCTTCTTTCAGATAGTGGGTGATCATTCGTTATTGCCTGCGTCAGCAGGGCTTGATGTCAGGGCAGCTAGCGGTGTGCTTCTGAAATAA